In Candidatus Poribacteria bacterium, one genomic interval encodes:
- a CDS encoding DUF5916 domain-containing protein, with protein sequence MIDLSKSVVVYVILILAFSVNATDAQESLPLTYLTEAIQIDGLSDEPGWQRIQPLPMIMYKPTYKGEPTESTEIRIAYDENYLYCSARCYDTDPSGIRVNSLYRDRSSKDDKFGIILDTFNDKKTALSFWTTPAGVRGDEAVFNDGKSDNKNWDTYWDVATVQNEKGWFVEMRIPFSSLSFQDKAGSVTMGLIAYRNIARKNERVVFPDLSPERGIDTPSRAHPIVLNQVYSQKPVYFTPYAIGGLEQTPTLNDAKTAYHLKNELARNVGLDIKYNITSNLTLDTTLNPDFAQAEADDQQVNLSRFSLFFPEKRQFFQERSGIFSFNFIDRARLFHSRRIGIQDDEQIPIIGGARLVGRIGDWDLGFLDMQTARKEDIPSENFGVLRLRRQVLNPYSYAGVMLTNRIDEEGNYNFAYGLDGIFRVFEKEYLTLKWGQTFEDQTAQKQTSNFLDTAMFLAELTRRTDVGFDYELVVARRGKDFSPGLGYTKRKDFTQLQWGARYDWLMKKGTPIRQVSPLQFKGFVVLRNEDSSVESAQLDYDIDLEWKSGAAATLDFQMDYEDLTEDEDFPKDTMVPAGNYTTFEVKGGFDMPNRRLFRTDFDWAFGGFYDGWRLESGVKPTWNVSRHLEVISEYEVNVIRFPERNQGFYAHVVRLRTRAALDTHISLNAFVQYNSANDRFSTNIRFRYNFREGNDLWLVYNENLNTDREDKVPRKLVTRGRTVLLKYTNTFGI encoded by the coding sequence ATGATAGATTTATCAAAGTCTGTTGTGGTGTACGTAATCCTAATCCTTGCTTTCTCTGTGAATGCCACCGATGCTCAAGAATCGCTACCATTAACCTACTTGACAGAGGCTATCCAAATTGATGGATTGAGCGATGAACCCGGATGGCAGCGGATTCAACCCCTCCCTATGATCATGTACAAACCCACCTACAAGGGTGAACCCACCGAGAGCACTGAGATCAGAATCGCTTATGATGAGAATTATCTTTATTGTTCAGCGCGATGTTATGATACTGACCCTTCCGGGATTCGTGTGAACTCGCTCTATCGGGATAGATCGAGCAAGGATGATAAATTTGGAATCATTCTTGATACCTTCAATGATAAAAAAACTGCCCTGTCATTTTGGACAACACCAGCAGGTGTTCGCGGTGATGAAGCCGTCTTTAATGATGGCAAGTCTGATAACAAAAACTGGGATACCTATTGGGATGTCGCCACGGTTCAGAATGAAAAGGGTTGGTTCGTTGAAATGCGTATCCCGTTTTCCAGTCTGAGTTTTCAGGATAAAGCAGGTAGCGTGACCATGGGATTAATCGCTTATCGAAATATTGCCCGAAAAAACGAGCGCGTTGTCTTCCCGGATCTGTCTCCGGAGCGCGGGATTGATACCCCCTCGCGAGCGCATCCTATCGTTTTAAACCAGGTTTACAGCCAAAAACCCGTTTACTTCACACCTTACGCCATCGGCGGACTCGAACAAACACCCACGTTAAACGATGCCAAGACCGCCTATCATCTCAAAAATGAGTTAGCGAGAAATGTTGGGCTTGATATTAAATATAATATCACTAGCAACCTCACCTTGGATACCACCCTAAATCCTGACTTTGCCCAAGCAGAAGCTGATGATCAGCAGGTTAATTTAAGCCGATTTTCGCTATTCTTCCCGGAGAAACGGCAATTTTTTCAAGAACGTTCCGGGATTTTTTCCTTCAATTTCATTGATCGTGCTCGACTTTTTCATAGCCGTCGGATCGGCATTCAGGACGATGAACAAATCCCTATCATTGGTGGCGCGAGACTCGTTGGGCGTATTGGCGATTGGGACCTCGGTTTCCTTGACATGCAAACCGCACGTAAGGAAGACATCCCCAGCGAAAACTTCGGGGTACTACGGCTGCGTCGGCAAGTTCTGAATCCATATTCCTATGCTGGTGTCATGCTAACAAACCGTATTGACGAGGAAGGCAATTATAATTTCGCGTACGGACTTGACGGTATTTTTCGGGTTTTTGAAAAAGAATATTTGACACTTAAGTGGGGACAAACTTTTGAGGATCAAACTGCTCAAAAGCAGACATCCAATTTTTTAGATACAGCGATGTTTCTCGCAGAACTCACCCGGCGCACCGATGTTGGATTCGATTATGAACTCGTCGTAGCGCGGAGAGGCAAAGACTTTTCGCCCGGACTTGGGTATACAAAACGAAAGGATTTCACGCAACTGCAGTGGGGTGCTCGTTATGATTGGCTCATGAAAAAAGGCACCCCAATTAGACAGGTGAGTCCGTTACAATTTAAAGGGTTCGTTGTGCTCCGTAATGAAGATAGTTCTGTGGAATCCGCGCAACTTGACTATGATATCGATCTTGAGTGGAAGTCTGGCGCAGCAGCGACACTGGACTTTCAAATGGATTATGAGGATCTCACCGAAGATGAGGATTTTCCGAAAGACACAATGGTTCCAGCAGGCAATTACACCACTTTTGAGGTCAAGGGCGGATTTGATATGCCCAATAGAAGATTGTTCCGTACGGATTTCGATTGGGCTTTCGGCGGTTTCTATGATGGATGGCGACTGGAATCGGGTGTTAAACCAACTTGGAATGTCTCCCGACATTTAGAAGTAATCAGTGAGTATGAAGTCAATGTTATCCGTTTTCCCGAACGCAATCAGGGATTTTATGCACATGTCGTTCGCCTGCGAACCCGTGCAGCTCTGGATACACACATCTCTCTGAATGCATTTGTGCAATACAATAGTGCTAATGATCGGTTCTCAACAAATATTCGGTTTCGATATAATTTCCGTGAGGGGAATGATCTATGGTTGGTCTACAATGAAAACCTCAACACGGACAGAGAAGATAAAGTCCCAAGAAAATTGGTGACGAGGGGACGCACAGTGTTACTAAAGTATACCAATACCTTTGGCATATAA
- a CDS encoding ammonium transporter, producing the protein MSDTLLVLVAAFLVFFMQAGFAMVESGFTRAKNAVNILMKNLMDFSMGSIAYWAIGFAIMFGTGSAFMGTSGWFVPADSTAFASLEWSSVPTHAAWLFQLVFAATAATIVSGAMAERTQFKSYLIYSVFITGIIYPIVGHWIWGGGWLANFGAGMLDFAGSTVVHSTGGWLALTGAIVLGPRLGKYDADGKPRPIAGHNLPLAALGVFILWLGWFGFNPGSQMGADAADISLIAVTTNIAAAAGAITAMITAWMFLGKPDAGMSLNGALAGLVAITAGCAFVSPVSAAIIGALGGIVVVLSVLLLERLKVDDPVGAISVHGTCGALGTILLGFFHSEQGIFFGGSFGFLWAQIVGVVAVFVWCLVTGFILFYGIKAITGLRVTEEEEQGGLDYEEHGASAYPDFNVSSIR; encoded by the coding sequence ATGTCAGATACACTGTTGGTACTCGTCGCTGCGTTTCTTGTGTTCTTTATGCAGGCAGGGTTCGCTATGGTGGAATCCGGATTCACACGTGCCAAGAACGCCGTCAACATTCTCATGAAAAACTTGATGGATTTCTCAATGGGGTCAATCGCTTATTGGGCAATCGGCTTTGCCATCATGTTTGGTACCGGTAGCGCATTCATGGGAACAAGCGGATGGTTTGTGCCAGCGGATTCCACAGCGTTTGCTTCATTAGAGTGGAGTTCAGTACCGACACACGCCGCATGGCTTTTCCAGCTCGTATTCGCCGCGACCGCGGCAACGATTGTCTCCGGCGCGATGGCAGAACGGACACAGTTCAAGAGTTATCTGATTTATAGTGTCTTCATCACCGGTATCATCTATCCGATTGTTGGACACTGGATCTGGGGTGGCGGTTGGTTGGCAAATTTCGGTGCAGGGATGCTCGATTTTGCCGGTTCAACAGTCGTCCATTCAACGGGCGGTTGGCTTGCCCTGACGGGTGCCATCGTCTTAGGCCCCCGACTTGGTAAATATGATGCGGACGGGAAACCGAGACCCATTGCCGGGCACAACCTTCCGCTCGCCGCGCTCGGTGTCTTTATCTTGTGGCTCGGTTGGTTCGGGTTTAACCCCGGTAGCCAGATGGGTGCTGATGCAGCTGACATCTCTCTCATCGCCGTAACGACAAATATCGCCGCTGCCGCTGGTGCTATCACTGCTATGATCACGGCATGGATGTTCCTCGGTAAACCCGATGCCGGTATGTCACTCAATGGCGCACTCGCTGGTTTGGTCGCGATTACTGCGGGTTGTGCTTTTGTAAGTCCAGTATCCGCCGCAATAATCGGCGCACTTGGCGGTATCGTAGTTGTCCTTAGTGTTCTATTGTTAGAACGTCTGAAAGTTGACGATCCGGTCGGTGCTATCTCTGTTCACGGGACGTGTGGCGCATTAGGCACAATCCTCCTTGGATTCTTCCATAGCGAGCAGGGAATTTTCTTCGGTGGTTCATTCGGATTCCTCTGGGCACAGATCGTCGGTGTTGTTGCTGTCTTCGTGTGGTGCCTCGTTACTGGCTTTATTCTCTTCTACGGGATCAAAGCAATTACAGGCTTGCGGGTCACAGAAGAAGAAGAACAGGGAGGGCTTGACTACGAAGAACACGGTGCAAGTGCCTATCCTGACTTTAATGTCTCCTCAATACGGTAA
- the purD gene encoding phosphoribosylamine--glycine ligase produces MKILVIGQGGREHTLVWKLAQSPRVKKIYCAPGNAGIAQIAEIIPMPDRFTDLADWAESQNIGLTIVGPENPLAEGIVDIFQEHGLKAFGPNKRAARLEASKDFAKQLMEKNGIPTAAHRTFTDIEKAMAYIEDHNAPVFVKADGLAAGKGVIPGRTFKEALQAVTTILVDRAFGDAGNSVVIEEELIGEEASFTVLTDGAYCLPFVSSQDHKMSHDGDTGKNTGGMGAYSPAPVITPELHDYVMRHVVYRTVNGMAAIGSPFKGVLYVGLMITDAGPKVLEFNCRFGDPEAQVLLPRLKSDLVPLLIACIDGTLEQHADVQWHDEAAACVVMASGGYPDPYETDEIITGLGDAAAIEGVTVFHAGTKHDGENIVTAGGRVLGITAVADGLHEAIQQAYRGVSAIHFDKAHARSDIGYRALEKL; encoded by the coding sequence ATGAAAATTCTGGTTATCGGGCAAGGCGGACGCGAACATACACTCGTCTGGAAACTTGCCCAGAGTCCACGCGTCAAAAAAATATATTGCGCGCCCGGTAATGCTGGCATCGCACAAATCGCTGAAATTATCCCTATGCCTGACCGATTTACTGATTTGGCAGACTGGGCAGAGTCTCAAAATATCGGGTTGACTATTGTCGGCCCTGAAAATCCGTTGGCTGAAGGCATCGTTGATATCTTTCAAGAACACGGGCTTAAAGCATTTGGACCCAATAAACGTGCAGCACGGCTCGAAGCAAGTAAAGATTTTGCCAAGCAGCTGATGGAGAAAAACGGAATACCTACAGCAGCACATCGTACATTTACGGACATCGAAAAAGCGATGGCCTATATCGAAGATCACAATGCACCGGTTTTTGTCAAGGCAGACGGACTCGCTGCGGGAAAGGGAGTTATCCCTGGACGTACCTTCAAAGAGGCGTTGCAAGCTGTCACAACGATTTTGGTGGATAGGGCATTCGGCGACGCAGGCAATAGCGTTGTGATTGAGGAAGAATTGATCGGCGAAGAAGCCTCTTTTACTGTCCTCACCGATGGTGCCTACTGCCTCCCGTTTGTCAGTTCACAGGACCACAAGATGTCACACGATGGTGATACGGGTAAGAACACCGGTGGCATGGGCGCGTATTCTCCCGCCCCTGTTATCACGCCAGAATTGCACGACTATGTCATGAGGCACGTCGTTTACCGGACCGTCAATGGGATGGCGGCTATCGGCAGTCCCTTCAAAGGTGTACTCTACGTCGGATTGATGATTACGGATGCCGGACCAAAAGTACTCGAATTCAACTGCCGTTTTGGGGATCCAGAGGCACAAGTCCTCTTACCTCGCCTCAAAAGCGACTTGGTCCCGCTGCTCATCGCCTGCATTGACGGAACCCTTGAACAGCACGCTGACGTGCAATGGCACGATGAGGCAGCGGCGTGTGTCGTTATGGCTTCTGGTGGGTATCCCGACCCGTACGAGACAGATGAGATTATTACAGGTCTTGGAGATGCCGCTGCGATTGAAGGCGTTACTGTCTTTCATGCTGGCACAAAACACGATGGTGAAAACATTGTCACGGCTGGTGGTCGAGTATTGGGGATCACGGCTGTTGCTGACGGATTACACGAGGCGATTCAACAGGCGTATCGAGGTGTATCTGCTATCCACTTTGATAAGGCACATGCACGGAGCGACATCGGATATCGGGCATTAGAGAAATTATAG
- a CDS encoding glycosyltransferase family 39 protein, which translates to MLKFSTKDCPKKMQIALLSVVAIFGITLRFWNLGHWSFWIDEVFTVRDAQSLSLNNWQSIPNPIPYLAVKLSIVLAGQSEWGSRLIPCLVGIASIPAVFGLGRTLFNWQVGLLSSAFVAFSSWHLFWAQNARYPVFTFLFAILTAWFFYLSLERDSTLLTIAALACCLCLILSHTLSVVIVPALGAYAIICLLENSNRKRWINLLIFFIPFAMPVFALAFPEVRGYIFSGWGRNEWQRSPLYILLTLVEGVSVPIAVAAFFGFVTTLSHRSTRFLFCYAGIPLVLFLIASQFQNVAGYYLFWTTPAYFIFAGVICERVVWRGTGPQSEKKRVGLVPCILVIALLSQTYLYFKIENGGRPKWREAFAAIQTEKQPNDKVVLSEPEMGKYYLPELSPIYIGELLDDKKGFERQWENSGRDRLWFVVDVASFNVFDGNENVRSWIRQRGHLVKTFPAFSRAKDRTIHVYLLE; encoded by the coding sequence ATGCTGAAATTTTCAACAAAAGATTGCCCAAAAAAGATGCAAATCGCGCTTTTGAGTGTCGTTGCGATATTTGGAATCACACTTCGCTTTTGGAATTTAGGACACTGGAGCTTCTGGATTGATGAAGTCTTTACAGTCAGAGATGCTCAAAGCCTCTCGCTTAACAATTGGCAGTCTATTCCGAACCCTATCCCTTACCTCGCTGTGAAATTGTCAATAGTACTCGCGGGGCAGAGCGAATGGGGAAGCCGTTTAATTCCGTGCCTTGTCGGGATCGCATCAATTCCTGCAGTCTTTGGGTTAGGACGAACACTCTTCAATTGGCAGGTCGGACTGCTCAGTAGCGCATTCGTGGCATTCTCAAGTTGGCACCTGTTTTGGGCACAGAATGCGCGTTACCCCGTCTTTACCTTTCTGTTTGCAATTTTGACAGCGTGGTTTTTCTATCTATCTCTCGAACGCGATTCGACACTTCTGACAATCGCAGCACTTGCCTGCTGTCTCTGTCTAATACTGTCACACACGCTGTCTGTTGTGATCGTTCCAGCGTTAGGAGCCTATGCAATAATCTGTCTATTAGAAAATTCCAACAGGAAACGCTGGATCAATTTGCTCATCTTTTTCATTCCGTTTGCGATGCCTGTATTTGCCTTAGCATTTCCAGAGGTCCGCGGCTATATCTTCTCCGGCTGGGGACGCAATGAATGGCAACGCAGCCCGCTTTATATTCTGCTAACGCTCGTCGAAGGTGTGAGTGTGCCGATAGCCGTTGCTGCCTTCTTCGGTTTCGTTACGACATTATCTCATAGGTCAACACGCTTTCTATTTTGTTATGCAGGTATCCCGTTAGTACTTTTTCTCATAGCTTCACAGTTTCAAAACGTCGCTGGCTACTACCTATTCTGGACAACACCTGCCTATTTTATTTTCGCTGGCGTTATATGCGAACGGGTGGTCTGGAGGGGGACAGGGCCGCAATCGGAGAAAAAAAGAGTGGGACTTGTGCCGTGTATTTTGGTGATAGCATTACTCTCACAGACCTATCTCTATTTTAAGATTGAAAACGGGGGGAGACCAAAGTGGCGGGAAGCGTTTGCAGCCATCCAAACCGAGAAGCAACCCAACGACAAAGTGGTACTTTCTGAACCTGAGATGGGCAAATACTATCTACCAGAACTATCGCCGATTTACATCGGTGAATTGTTAGACGACAAGAAAGGTTTTGAGAGACAGTGGGAAAATTCAGGGAGAGATCGGTTATGGTTCGTTGTGGACGTGGCGAGTTTTAATGTTTTTGATGGAAATGAAAATGTCCGCAGTTGGATTCGCCAACGCGGACATCTCGTAAAAACGTTCCCTGCCTTCTCGCGCGCAAAAGACAGGACAATTCATGTTTATCTGTTGGAGTAG
- a CDS encoding ammonium transporter, whose amino-acid sequence MLTSTALVLFMTIPGLALFYGGLVRVQNVLSVLMQCFALTGLITIVWIICGYSLAFNTAGMEAGKITLNSFVGGLGTMFLKGVGVDSLSGTIPETVFVTFQLTFAIITPALIAGAFAERMKFSAMLIFSILWSIIVYAPLCHMAWSGDGSLFGDIIGALDFAGGNVVHINAGIAALVAAILVGKRIGYQTTAMPPHSLTLTVVGASMLWVGWFGFNAGSAVAADGAAGMAMLVTQISTATAAVAWMFVEWGKHGKPSALGIVTGAVAGLVAITPASGSVGPIGALAIGLVSGVVCFWGATSLKAKLGYDDSLDAFGVHGIGGIVGALLTGVFVAKGLGGNGLAEGMTIGTQVWAQLLSIIITIAWSGILSFIILKIVDATVGLRVEEDDERMGLDLSQHNERGYNLS is encoded by the coding sequence ATGCTCACCTCAACTGCGCTTGTGCTCTTTATGACTATCCCTGGACTCGCGCTCTTCTATGGAGGCTTAGTGCGCGTCCAAAATGTACTCTCTGTACTCATGCAATGTTTTGCGTTGACAGGGTTGATTACAATTGTGTGGATAATCTGCGGCTATAGTCTCGCCTTCAACACCGCTGGTATGGAAGCAGGGAAGATTACCCTCAATTCTTTCGTTGGTGGACTTGGCACCATGTTTCTGAAGGGTGTCGGTGTAGACTCACTCTCTGGAACTATCCCCGAAACTGTTTTTGTTACCTTCCAGTTGACATTTGCGATTATTACACCCGCATTGATCGCTGGTGCGTTCGCTGAACGGATGAAATTCTCGGCGATGCTAATTTTCTCTATCCTGTGGTCAATAATTGTGTACGCACCGCTCTGCCACATGGCGTGGTCCGGCGACGGATCGCTATTTGGTGATATTATCGGCGCACTGGATTTCGCAGGTGGAAATGTTGTTCATATTAACGCAGGGATTGCGGCGTTAGTCGCTGCTATCTTGGTCGGGAAGCGGATCGGTTACCAAACAACAGCAATGCCGCCCCATAGTTTAACGCTCACCGTCGTCGGTGCGTCAATGCTTTGGGTAGGTTGGTTCGGTTTCAATGCCGGTAGTGCTGTTGCTGCTGATGGCGCAGCAGGCATGGCGATGCTCGTTACGCAGATCTCAACTGCCACCGCTGCGGTCGCGTGGATGTTCGTTGAGTGGGGAAAACATGGCAAACCGAGTGCTTTGGGTATTGTAACAGGTGCCGTCGCTGGCTTGGTCGCTATTACGCCTGCTTCGGGTTCTGTCGGACCGATTGGCGCGCTCGCTATCGGGCTTGTCTCTGGAGTCGTCTGTTTCTGGGGTGCTACGAGTCTGAAAGCAAAACTCGGTTATGACGATTCTCTGGATGCGTTCGGTGTTCACGGTATTGGTGGGATTGTTGGTGCCTTGTTGACTGGCGTTTTTGTTGCTAAGGGCTTAGGTGGTAACGGATTGGCTGAAGGTATGACAATAGGGACACAGGTCTGGGCACAATTGCTCAGCATTATCATCACCATTGCTTGGAGTGGAATCCTTTCGTTTATCATCCTCAAAATTGTGGATGCCACAGTCGGCTTGCGTGTTGAAGAAGATGACGAACGGATGGGACTTGACCTTTCCCAACACAACGAGCGTGGATACAACCTTTCATAG
- a CDS encoding acetylxylan esterase, whose product MAEQHHELAHVFTEASQGVNDARGGTPRDLNTPYTFPGYTKAEWNEKAAALRQQIRVANGLVPTHEPTPLNAEIFGKIEREDYSVEKVYFEPFPGFFTTGNLYRPLGKPGTFPGIVSPHGHWGRGRLENIERGSIPGRCINFAKHGYVIFAYDMLGYNDSGKQIEHHYGGAHESLWGLSAMGLQLQNSIRSIDFLESLPDVDDERIGCTGASGGGTQTFILTAVDERIKVSAPVNMISATMQGGCICENAPNLRLDASNLEIGALMAPRPLLLVSATGDWTVNTPTVEYPAIRSIYAHFNAEDKVHQVQVDAEHNYNKESREAVYAWFAKWFLGAEDASAFKEIPFEVEPDDDLLVFAEREMPTHALKQDGFLPAWINRSEQAIEKRKPKNDAELQSFNGELGSGLEYALGLQIPKITDVTLVEPKGAFPTTYQTNLSARHLVIGRKGIGDAIPAILFSPEPQVGHDPIVLIVHPEGKEKLIDSETGNPLPLITDLLSADRKVLLIDVFGKGEHGNYERPEDTAYFTTYNRTAAALRVQDIVTTLRCFTNRGDVSEVNLIGIGEAGLWSLLAAGFTDVKNVVVDAAEFDNSSDDAFWETLPIPSIRQVGDFRTAGTLVAPRPLIIHNTGSAFDTTWLTEVYGNIGASELLYIEKDRLPDAEIVARVTTA is encoded by the coding sequence ATGGCTGAACAACACCATGAACTCGCTCACGTTTTTACTGAGGCTTCACAGGGTGTTAACGACGCACGCGGCGGCACTCCCCGTGATCTGAACACACCCTATACCTTTCCCGGTTATACCAAAGCAGAATGGAATGAAAAAGCTGCGGCACTGCGTCAGCAGATTCGCGTCGCCAACGGCTTAGTTCCAACACATGAACCGACTCCGCTAAATGCCGAGATCTTCGGAAAAATTGAGCGGGAAGATTATAGCGTGGAAAAGGTCTATTTTGAACCCTTTCCGGGCTTCTTCACAACCGGAAACCTCTATCGTCCCCTTGGGAAACCCGGTACTTTTCCGGGCATTGTAAGTCCCCATGGACATTGGGGGCGCGGTAGACTTGAAAATATTGAACGCGGTTCAATTCCGGGGCGCTGTATCAACTTCGCGAAACACGGATATGTTATCTTTGCCTATGACATGCTCGGTTATAACGATAGCGGCAAACAGATTGAGCACCACTACGGCGGAGCACACGAAAGTCTCTGGGGCCTGAGTGCGATGGGACTTCAACTCCAGAATAGTATCCGTTCCATTGACTTTTTAGAGAGTCTACCGGACGTGGACGATGAACGCATCGGTTGCACAGGTGCGTCGGGGGGTGGCACGCAAACCTTCATCTTGACAGCGGTGGACGAACGTATCAAAGTCTCGGCACCCGTCAATATGATCTCTGCGACGATGCAAGGCGGCTGCATCTGTGAAAACGCTCCGAACCTCCGCTTAGATGCAAGCAACCTTGAAATTGGAGCATTGATGGCACCACGCCCACTCCTACTCGTTTCTGCGACAGGCGACTGGACAGTGAATACACCGACTGTTGAGTATCCCGCCATCCGAAGCATTTATGCCCACTTTAACGCAGAAGACAAGGTGCATCAGGTTCAGGTAGACGCAGAGCATAACTACAATAAAGAAAGCCGCGAGGCTGTATATGCGTGGTTTGCTAAATGGTTTTTGGGCGCAGAAGACGCTTCCGCGTTTAAAGAGATCCCATTTGAAGTTGAGCCAGATGATGATTTACTAGTCTTCGCGGAACGCGAAATGCCTACACACGCGTTAAAACAAGATGGATTCCTACCGGCTTGGATAAACCGTTCTGAACAAGCAATCGAGAAACGAAAGCCGAAAAATGACGCTGAACTCCAGAGTTTCAACGGAGAATTAGGTAGTGGGTTGGAATATGCGCTCGGATTACAGATTCCAAAAATCACGGATGTAACGCTTGTTGAGCCCAAAGGCGCGTTCCCAACAACCTATCAGACAAATTTATCCGCCAGACATCTTGTTATCGGCAGAAAAGGTATCGGTGATGCCATTCCTGCTATCCTATTTAGTCCAGAACCGCAGGTCGGACACGATCCTATAGTGCTTATCGTTCATCCAGAGGGCAAAGAGAAGTTAATTGATTCAGAGACAGGGAATCCGTTACCCCTCATTACGGACTTGCTCAGCGCGGATCGGAAGGTGCTACTCATTGATGTCTTCGGAAAAGGCGAACACGGCAATTATGAGAGACCGGAAGATACTGCTTATTTCACCACCTACAATCGGACAGCTGCTGCACTCCGTGTGCAAGACATTGTTACAACGCTACGCTGCTTTACAAACAGAGGTGATGTTTCAGAAGTGAACCTGATCGGAATAGGCGAAGCGGGTTTATGGAGTTTGCTGGCAGCCGGATTTACGGATGTTAAGAATGTGGTTGTAGATGCCGCAGAATTTGATAATAGCAGCGACGATGCTTTTTGGGAGACCTTGCCGATACCGAGTATCCGCCAAGTCGGAGATTTTCGGACAGCAGGAACACTTGTCGCCCCTCGCCCCCTGATTATTCACAACACCGGTAGTGCATTCGATACGACATGGCTTACTGAGGTTTACGGTAATATCGGAGCAAGCGAACTGTTGTATATAGAAAAAGACCGGCTGCCTGACGCAGAAATCGTCGCGCGAGTCACGACAGCATAA
- a CDS encoding DUF2250 domain-containing protein, whose amino-acid sequence MTLELTYKIAKCCLPQENDPITGYFKEDGTIAVHHTTCNGVQGLRPERLLAVAWDEIQATERSADSVTIAPEFDELDETDYFILKHHQEFGMDYSIVVAEALRIPLAEMHQRHRKLRGLGGLKRVEGRIIHYRKNIVKGKWIKHRNHTYYELTPEGKTWIQAFEKKQIASET is encoded by the coding sequence ATGACGCTTGAACTCACCTATAAGATCGCTAAGTGTTGTCTCCCGCAAGAGAACGATCCAATTACCGGCTATTTCAAGGAAGATGGTACTATCGCGGTCCATCACACAACTTGTAACGGAGTGCAAGGTTTACGACCGGAGCGGTTATTAGCAGTCGCTTGGGATGAGATTCAGGCAACCGAGCGTTCGGCGGATTCCGTTACGATCGCGCCTGAATTCGATGAACTTGATGAGACCGATTATTTTATTTTAAAACACCATCAAGAATTTGGAATGGATTACTCTATTGTTGTCGCTGAAGCCTTAAGAATTCCACTTGCGGAGATGCACCAACGGCACCGAAAATTGAGAGGACTCGGCGGCTTGAAACGCGTTGAAGGACGTATCATCCACTATCGTAAGAATATCGTCAAAGGCAAATGGATTAAGCACCGCAATCATACCTACTACGAACTAACACCGGAAGGTAAAACCTGGATTCAGGCTTTTGAAAAGAAACAGATTGCATCGGAAACATAG